Proteins found in one Populus alba chromosome 14, ASM523922v2, whole genome shotgun sequence genomic segment:
- the LOC118041541 gene encoding protein trichome birefringence-like 25 translates to MVKEMRSVVNPFSPLKHNNVIIKFAVSFLLVGLAFHLLVSDSFRFSSVVETPVPANEETEPESLVASLPAEEPLSNDFAANESQTSQPGKCDLFVGDWIPDPSGPFYTNQSCLQIEGHQNCMKNGRSDSGYLHWRWNPRGCSLPRFNPKKFLRLMRNKSWAFIGDSISRNHVQSLLCTLSQVEQAVEVYHDEEYRSKIWRFPSHNFTLSVIWTPFLIKADIFEDMNGVSSSEIQLHLDKLDKKWTDQYRNLDYAIIAGGKWFLKTAIYHENNVVTGCHYCPGKNLTELGFDYAYRKAMQLIFNFITNSGHKALAFFRTTTPDHFENGEWFSGGTCNRKVPFKEDEVSMTDVDTIMHNIELEEFEKATALGPEKGVALKLLDTTRLSLLRPDGHPGPYRQFQPFAEDKNAQVQNDCLHWCLPGPIDSWNDLVMEMIVNGGI, encoded by the exons ATGGTGAAGGAAATGAGGTCTGTTGTGAACCCATTTTCACCCCTTAAACACAATAATGTCATTATAAAGTTCGCGGTCTCATTTCTCTTGGTTGGCCTTGCTTTCCATTTATTAGTCTCTGATTCATTCAGATTCTCTTCAGTTGTTGAGACACCAGTACCAGCTAATGAAGAGACTGAACCAGAGTCTTTAGTGGCTTCTTTGCCTGCTGAAGAGCCACTATCTAATGATTTCGCAGCTAATGAAAGCCAGACTTCACAGCCAG GAAAGTGCGATTTGTTTGTTGGAGATTGGATACCTGACCCTTCGGGTCCGTTTTACACAAATCAGAGTTGCCTTCAAATTGAAGGTCATCAAAACTGCATGAAAAATGGAAGATCTGATTCAGGGTACCTCCACTGGAGGTGGAATCCACGGGGCTGCAGTCTCCCCAGGTTTAATCCTAAGAAATTTCTTCGCCTGATGAGGAATAAATCATGGGCCTTTATTGGTGATTCCATTTCTCGTAACCATGTCCAGTCATTGCTTTGCACTCTCTCTCAG GTGGAGCAAGCTGTTGAGGTCTACCACGATGAGGAATACAGGTCGAAAATATGGCGCTTTCCATCTCACAACTTCACACTTTCAGTAATTTGGACCCCGTTCCTTATCAAAGCAGATATTTTTGAAGACATGAATGGAGTTTCCTCTTCAGAAATCCAGCTTCATCTAgataaacttgataaaaaatggACCGATCAATATAGGAATCTTGATTATGCAATAATTGCTGGAGGGAAATGGTTCCTGAAAACTGCCATATACCATGAGAACAATGTGGTTACAGGCTGCCATTACTGCCCTGGAAAGAATTTGACCGAGCTAGGGTTTGATTATGCGTATCGCAAAGCAATGCAGCTGATTTTTAACTTCATTACAAACTCTGGTCATAAAGCTCTTGCTTTCTTTCGAACGACTACGCCAGACCACTTCGAGAATGGAGAATGGTTTAGTGGGGGCACTTGCAATAGAAAGGTACCCTTCAAAGAAGATGAGGTTAGTATGACCGATGTAGACACAATAATGCATAATATTGAACTGGAAGAATTTGAGAAGGCTACAGCATTAGGGCCTGAAAAGGGGGTGGCTTTGAAACTTCTGGATACGACTCGATTATCATTGTTGAGACCAGATGGGCACCCAGGACCATACAGGCAGTTCCAGCCATTTGCAGAAGATAAGAATGCTCAAGTTCAGAATGATTGCTTACACTGGTGCTTGCCAGGGCCAATAGACTCTTGGAATGATTTGGTGATGGAGATGATAGTCAATGGTGGAATATAG
- the LOC118041543 gene encoding uncharacterized protein — protein MAESTKVRLVRCPKCENLLPELADYSVYQCGGCGAVLRAKNKNRDTDTLSLEKSDEVRVAGVATISSISVENVVELSDTSDTDVKSNAGSLRCEEKNHEKNDMDRDDISRNPAKSASGKWVVGNGLEDDRNRDDWGDAAGREPDEVNSQIRYTKGSRRSGQMSGRQCGDRGEMEGFQRILRSEGEGMRFSTSNYPDEGPSNYNFDSSYGYGDQLRNVDEQSGASRVQYLEKDRAELLRKLDELKEQLSRSCDVADKPNEKVPLNGRMAPPDSYGGSDKWFEGSSSMSNRASMQFFAPDRHATGPSYFNHHPESFAYTNGHEMHMNSFHPSVHKSNLIPGYGDPFGSQTLRRTPHKLPGQYQQPPHQYFSGHYFDTNPDLFEPYPSNAAFHQPFCSCFHCYEKHHGVSATVPPASFGNIRFPDVSNNPIMYQHRNSAAFGPHMNNSRIPVPSQFNFRSSQSHKRWPSDLNSEMAGFARPHTRRVVLASGSRCCRPIAGGAPFLTCFNCFELLQLPKKVLLMANNQQKMQCSTCSSVINFSVVNKKLMLSVNTEATQIPTEVDDSSSEMIKTHTSYSQHHINRINANFSSDDYDNSGYDFQTVETDPIGHHLKSTNPQETQSFHSSSPSTSEYENIPDILIAPINGVQQASLSPPPPGSPLQQHFDFSSNNHAVNRFGKGNRSNRADHERVITNKANTRQNSMKEAPVATEMEVSFPDYSNTAASQDSGDASREDSQSRNNKGGDSFFANIIKKSFKDFSRSHQTDEHGRNNVLVNGHHIPDRLVKKAEKLAGPIHPGQYWYDYRAGFWGVIGGPCLGIIPPFIEELNYPMPENCAGGSTGIFVNGRELHQKDFDLLASRGLPTDRDRSYIVEISGRVLDEDTGEEMDSLGKLAPTVEKVKRGFGMKVPKAAVQ, from the exons atggcgGAGTCAACGAAAGTGAGGTTGGTACGGTGCCCAAAATGTGAAAACCTTCTTCCAGAGCTTGCTGATTATTCTGTTTATCAGTGTGGTGGTTGTGGTGCTGTTCTTCGAG CGAAAAATAAGAATCGGGATACAGACACTTTATCACTGGAGAAATCGGATGAAGTTAGGGTAGCTGGAGTTGCTACCATCTCATCGATTTCTGTGGAAAATGTAGTTGAACTGAGTGATACTTCTGATACAGATGTTAAGTCGAATGCTGGTTCTTTGAGGtgtgaagaaaagaatcatGAGAAGAACGATATGGACCGCGATGATATATCCAGGAATCCAGCTAAATCTGCTAGTGGAAAATGGGTCGTTGGAAATGGTCTTGAAGATGATAGGAATAGAGATGATTGGGGTGATGCAGCGGGAAGAGAACCTGATGAGGTGAATTCGCAGATCAGATATACTAAAGGGTCTAGGAGATCTGGACAGATGTCGGGCAGGCAATGTGGGGATAGAGGTGAAATGGAGGGGTTTCAAAGAATCTTGAGATCTGAGGGTGAAGGCATGAGATTTTCAACTTCAAACTATCCAGATGAGGGCCCATCGAATTACAATTTTGATTCTTCTTATGGTTACGGTGATCAATTAAGGAATGTTGATGAGCAGAGTGGGGCTAGTAGAGTTCAGTACCTTGAAAAAGATCGAGCAGAGCTTCTCAGGAAGCTGGATGAGCTAAAAGAACAACTTAGCAGGTCCTGTGATGTGGCTGACAAACCCAACGAGAAGGTTCCTCTTAATGGGAGAATGGCTCCTCCAGATTCTTATGGTGGTTCTGATAAATGGTTTGAAGGTAGTTCTTCAATGTCCAATAGGGCTTCAATGCAGTTCTTTGCACCTGATAGGCATGCCACAGGGCCCTCTTACTTCAATCACCATCCTGAGTCTTTTGCTTACACTAATGGGCATGAAATGCATATGAATAGCTTTCATCCCTCGGTGCACAAGTCAAATCTTATTCCTGGATATGGGGATCCTTTTGGGTCTCAAACACTCAGGAGAACTCCACATAAGTTACCTGGTCAATACCAACAACCAcctcatcaatatttttctggACATTACTTTGATACCAATCCTGATTTATTCGAGCCATATCCATCCAATGCAGCCTTTCACCAgcctttttgttcttgtttccaTTGCTATGAGAAGCATCATGGAGTTTCAGCAACAGTTCCACCCGCTTCTTTTGGCAATATAAGGTTCCCTGATGTGTCAAACAATCCCATAATGTACCAGCACAGAAACTCTGCGGCATTTGGCCCACACATGAATAATTCCAGGATTCCTGTTCCTTCTCAATTCAATTTCCGCAGTTCTCAATCCCACAAAAGATGGCCAAGTGATCTCAACTCTGAAATGGCTGGTTTTGCTCGCCCTCATACTCGAAGAGTGGTCTTAGCCAGTGGTAGCAGATGTTGTCGTCCCATAGCTGGCGGCGCTccatttttaacatgttttaattgCTTTGAACTGCTGCAACTTCCCAAGAAAGTACTACTTATGGCTAACAATCAACAAAAGATGCAGTGCAGCACCTGTTCCAGTGTGATCAATTTTTCTGTTGTAAACAAGAAACTCATGCTTTCTGTTAACACAGAAGCAACACAGATTCCTACAGAGGTTGATGACAGCTCCAGTGAGATGATAAAAACCCACACTTCATATTCCCAACACCACATCAACAGGATAAATGCAAATTTCTCTTCCGATGATTATGATAATTCTGGCTATGACTTCCAAACAGTAGAAACAGATCCAATAGGTCACCATTTGAAGTCAACCAATCCTCAGGAGACACAAAGTTTCCACTCTTCATCTCCAAGTACATCTGAGTATGAAAATATCCCAGACATTTTAATTGCACCCATCAATGGTGTTCAGCAAGCCTCACTGTCTCCACCACCTCCTGGTTCACCTCTTCAGCAGCATTTTGATTTCTCTTCTAATAATCATGCAGTGAATCGATTTGGGAAGGGAAACCGAAGCAATCGTGCAGATCACGAAAGGGTGATAACAAACAAGGCTAACACACGACAAAATTCTATGAAAGAGGCTCCTGTGGCGACTGAGATGGAGGTGTCATTTCCTGATTATTCTAATACTGCAGCATCCCAAGATTCAGGTGATGCGAGCAGAGAAGATAGTCAGTCAAGAAACAACAAGGGGGGTGATTCATTTTTTGCGAACATTATCAAGAAAAGCTTTAAGGATTTTTCCAGATCTCACCAGACAGACGAGCATGGTAGAAATAATGTCTTGGTTAATGGGCATCACATACCAGATCGTTTGGTAAAGAAAGCTGAAAAACTAGCTGGACCGATCCATCCCGGACAGTATTG GTATGATTACCGAGCTGGATTTTGGGGTGTTATAGGCGGGCCGTGTCTTGGCATAATTCCT CCatttattgaagaattaaattatCCCATGCCAGAAAATTGTGCTGGTGGGAGTACTGGTATTTTTGTAAATGGAAGAGAGCTTCATCAGAAAGATTTTGATTTGCTGGCTAGTAGAGGACTGCCAACTGATAGAGACAGATCTTACATCGTTGAAATCTCTGGAAGAGTCCTGGATGAGGACACTGGAGAAGAGATGGATAGTCTTGGCAAACTTGCTCCAAC AGTTGAGAAGGTAAAGCGTGGATTTGGCATGAAAGTTCCCAAAGCTGCTGTGCAATGA
- the LOC118041545 gene encoding jasmonoyl--L-amino acid synthetase JAR4 — protein sequence MLEKKMEGINTDKVIEEFEALTKDAGMVQRETLKKILEENGSAEYLLNSGLNGRTDPESFKSCVPLVTHKDLEAYIYRIADGDPSPILTGKPIPDMSLSSGTTQGRRKLVPFNDELMENTLQIYRTSFAFRNREFPLEKGKSLQFVYSSKPWKTKGGLGAGTATTNLFRNSKYKNGMKAIQFQCCSPDEVIFGPDFHQSLYCHLLCGLLFREEIQFVFSTFAHSIVLAFRTFEQVWEELCNDIRDGELSSRVTAPSVRMAMSKLLKPSPELADLIYKKCSGLSNWYGLIPELFPNAKYIYGIMTGSMEPYLKKLRHYAGELPLMSADYGSSEGWVAANVNPKLPPELATFAVLPNIGYFEFIPLKNNAECLYMEPKPVGLTEVKIGEDYEIIITTFAGLYRYRLGDVVRVMGFHNSTPELKFVCRRNLILSINIDKNTEKDLQLSVEEAGKLLAEEKLEIVDFSSLVDVSTDPGHYVIFLEISGEPSEEVLRECCNCLDRSFVDAGYVGSRKVKAIGPLELRVVWRGTFQKILEHYLGLGTVVSQFKTPRCVGPMNSKVEQILCNNVAKTYFSTAF from the exons ATGTTAGAGAAAAAGATGGAAGGAATCAACACCGATAAAGTGATAGAGGAATTTGAAGCATTGACTAAAGATGCTGGAATGGTTCAGAGAGAAACCCTGAAGAAAATATTGGAAGAGAATGGATCTGCCGAGTATTTGCTGAATTCGGGTCTTAATGGAAGGACTGACCCTGAGAGTTTCAAGTCTTGTGTTCCACTTGTTACTCACAAAGACTTGGAAGCTTATATTTACAGAATTGCTGATGGCGATCCTTCTCCCATCCTCACTGGGAAACCCATACCAGACATGTCTTTGAG TTCTGGTACTACTCAGGGGAGGAGAAAGCTTGTCCCTTTCAATGATGAATTGATGGAAAACACCTTGCAGATATATAGAACTTCTTTTGCCTTCAGAAACAG AGAATTTCCGCTGGAGAAGGGGAAATCCTTACAGTTTGTCTACAGCAGCAAGCCATGGAAAACAAAAGGGGGTTTAGGTGCAGGAACTGCCACAACAAATCTCTTCCGCAATTCGAAATACAAAAATGGAATGAAGGCAATTCAGTTTCAATGCTGCAGCCCTGATGAAGTGATATTTGGTCCTGATTTCCACCAATCATTATACTGCCATCTCTTATGCGGGCTACTCTTCCGCGAAGAAATTCAGTTTGTGTTCTCTACATTTGCTCATAGCATTGTGCTTGCATTCCGGACCTTTGAACAAGTCTGGGAGGAGCTCTGCAATGATATACGTGACGGGGAACTAAGCAGCAGAGTCACCGCCCCTTCAGTTAGAATGGCAATGTCAAAACTGCTTAAGCCAAGCCCTGAATTGGCCGATTTGATCTATAAAAAATGCTCTGGATTGAGTAATTGGTATGGATTAATACCAGAGCTTTTCCCCAATGCTAAGTACATCTACGGGATAATGACTGGGTCAATGGAGCCTTATTTGAAGAAACTGAGGCACTATGCAggggagctgccattgatgagCGCTGATTATGGTTCTTCAGAAGGGTGGGTTGCAGCGAATGTCAATCCAAAATTGCCTCCTGAGTTAGCTACTTTTGCCGTGCTTCCTAATATTGGATACTTCGAATTCATTCCTCTTAAAAACAACGCTGAGTGCCTGTATATGGAGCCCAAGCCTGTGGGTCTGACGGAAGTCAAGATTGGTGAAGATTATGAGATCATTATCACCACTTTTGCAG GTCTGTACAGGTACAGGCTAGGAGATGTGGTGAGGGTTATGGGTTTCCATAACTCaaccccagaacttaaatttgtGTGCAGGAGGAACCTTATTCTTTCCATAAACATTGACAAGAACACTGAGAAGGATCTGCAGCTCTCTGTAGAAGAAGCTGGCAAACTGCTAGCGGAGGAAAAGCTTGAGATAGTTGACTTCAGCAGTCTGGTTGATGTATCCACAGACCCTGGACACTACGTTATCTTTTTAGAAATTAGTGGTGAACCCAGCGAGGAGGTGCTCAGAGAGTGTTGCAATTGCTTGGACCGATCCTTTGTTGATGCAGGCTATGTTGGTTCACGAAAGGTCAAGGCCATTGGACCCCTTGAGCTCCGAGTTGTTTGGAGAGGAACCTTCCAGAAGATTTTGGAGCATTACCTAGGATTAGGAACTGTTGTCAGCCAGTTTAAAACCCCTCGTTGTGTTGGGCCCATGAACAGCAAGGTGGAGCAAATCCTGTGTAATAATGTTGCTAAGACCTATTTTAGTACTGCCTTCTGA
- the LOC118041542 gene encoding succinate dehydrogenase subunit 8, mitochondrial: protein MIYRKWSLLTGPVVILGGIMGTAVAVRVLFFENPYLKPEQKKQDSTPLTK, encoded by the exons ATGATATACCGTAAATGGAGTCTGCTAACAGGGCCAGTTGTAATCTTGGGCGGGATCATGGGCACTGCTGTAGCAGTTCGCGTCCTTTTCTTCGAA AATCCATATCTTAAACCAGAGCAGAAGAAGCAGGATTCAACACCATTGACCAAATAG